The DNA sequence aatatatatataattttttaaaggttAATAAAATCTAACTCACTAtagtttgtattttatttggcAAAAATCGTCAATTAAATGTagcttacaaatttttttaaaattgtaattatacttatatatatatatatatacacacacacgcacacacacacacacacatacatatacaaaattatatatataagaaaattgtgCAACAGAGCGTATCATTATGAAAGGATACAATATAAACGTCCTATTTACTATATAAGTACAAACAAGTGAGACAagatctttaatttaaaaatgatagaagAACACATGGTGTTTAGAATCGACATCAATGACATTGTTTGTTGTACTAAAAGGTTGAAACGTACTTCGTATATATTGTaagcgagaaaaagagatattttattaaaatattaaattgaaaaattatgaatatacgTGCACACAAAACGAATGTATCGGTACACGTAAGTTTCCTCACATTCTGATGTTATATAcgcgtatattttttctcatttctttaTCGATGTGTATGTTACCTTATGAGGTACAAAATACACTAAGATCTTTCTACGGGAAGTTACACTCTTCTGAaacataacaaaattatagctatatttatctaattcaACAGTTTTCGTATCGAAGAGCGAAGATGTTagcgatttttatttatgccaATAAATTTAAGCAGTGAAATGAAGAATACACTCTAATACGCCTGTGAaagtaagaattatataaagaaagagaaaaataatctttatacatatgaaGCAACAGAATGTGTATTGATTGCATTAAAGTTTTtagatttacttttattatataatttgcaataattagcgacggttatatattttatcgaaattcaCGATGATGGAGTAATTATAAGAACTCCATGTGCAATTATTCCTGTAAAATAGCATATTTTACAGTATAATCCGcatttttgttcaaattaGATAAACATAGGtgaatataaaagaagaaaaaattattcgcatgtgtaaaatgtatatttgagACTGTACAGTTGTTACAGTTTAAGGAAATTTACGAAACAGCAAAGTGAACGAAGAGAATTAATAACAATgaagatattttgtaattgtacAAAAGggggaaagaaaagaaacgatACACGGATCTTTCTCTGTTTCGTTTACATAACGATATGTATCTCGTGCGATAATTAAAGCAATGAAGCCACTGTATATGGCGTTAGGAATGCCTTCCGAGATTGACATTTTCGAGGCAAACACGTCTAGTGCCTACATATTCAAGCATAATTatgttgatttaaaaaaaaaaaaattgacaattagATTACGAAATAggagatttaaataattctatatttaattcttttaattatatattttatcttaatgaaTTTGACTgcaattaaattcattttaaaatcaattcgTTTCATTATCAGAGCCAACATGATGTGCATAAATGTCGACACGATGCGATTCGAAAATGTCTAAATCGGAAATCAAGACATTTCTGATGCCTTCTATACTGTTAGAGTGCTTTCATTAGATTAAAGAAGATTGCGCTGCCAAATGTAAACGTAAAAGAAGAAACGAAGGACGTGACATATATTGAGCATTTTCTTGAGATTATAATTTGCTAAGTTCCATAAAATCGATCGATTTTGTTTGCTatcttatttctctttcatatCAACGTTGTTGTTCTACTCTCAGCTCTACACAAAGAAATAGTgccaatatatttataaagtcacatgtattatatatatatatatatatatgcgcgcgttacatattattattataattatgagataagtattattatatctatatataaacagGCTCGCATTTAATAATGTGCCTATAAATCTATAGGTTTTGAGTTCTTTTAGAATCTTTGTGGCTTATCAATTTCTTCATTCTCAATAGTCTTCTTACTTGTGTATATGTTATTAGACTGTCTTTCTCTATATATGTCAAATAGTGtagtcatatacatatatattaagctgtattacataatttacgaATGCAATTTAGCCAATTTGTTCTCATATTCAACGTCTTGTGACTTACTTAAATATCTCTATATTGTTATTGCACATTTAACATAagtctaatttaattaaattaattcaaatgaGATATAACAAATATCGCAAGAATTTGGATTCTGATTTTTCCACGAATAATAAGATGataagttaatttaatgaaaaaaatatataaattatactgcTTCTCAGAATCAGACATTCtcatttaatgttaaatgtgcgaatataattgtattctgtataataatctttgaatttagaatcgtaataattatttttgattacatGTTTAATCATAAATCCAGAATCGTTAGATTTCTCCATTTTCTTCTGAGAAACAGAATATGTTCGCCAAAAGTGATTTGTGAAATTTCGAAACGGATTATTACGGATTTAGTATGTGTCGCTCTGCATTGTTTGCAAATACTAGATTGTTCAGTAACCACATcgactattaattattaatgcgttttaataattaactaatgTCTAGTACTATAAAAGTCTCTACCACAGTTGAGATTGTTAGTTctgcgaaaaagaaaaaaaaagcttcTTTCATATCAGAGTAATCTATAAATGACAGACGTATCGTATTAAAAAACTGCAACTATCGTGGTTATggtaataaaatctttagcaTTTAAATATGCTACAATTGTCtctgaatattaattatcaatcattctaacttttttttttccttttttatgcCTCTGTGACGAAAATCTTATATTCTTATCTTCCATTATGCAGCAATTGTAACTACGCAGATATTTTCTACGATCTTGCTTGATAATCAATTTTGCGATTATAAATGTCATCCCCTAATTTTTCTTCGATCTCTAATGTTATAAAGTGTTTGACATTGCTGTTGTAATTTATGGTTTAGTATAATTCTGTCGTTACACATTAAACGTGTctcatacaatttattaattatgctaTCTATACATTCTCTttgtattgttattatatgtttgttaTGCCATGCGAATTGTAAAACGCGTGGACAAAGACATTTGAGTTTAAATTAGAAGATGGAACTTAGCAAATTCtccgtttaaaatattttttctctccgtGTTAAGGTTTAATGTGTAATGCGTTGCAAATTCGCGCTTcaatatgagtatatatatatactttttatgtaTCTATTTGTGTCTACGTCAGTATGTATCTATGTTTTATGGAGATAGCAGAGCATACACTCGTGTTTACTCGTACTTTTCTGATATTGTGTAAAATTCGACTCTTTGGCTTCCTGTTTTAAAGTCGGTAAGAATCTTTGTTGCTGAGGTGAATTGTTGTCACGATTGCATATAGCATTGTGTGTAacataaattagattttttttctattagattgtgtatatatatatatatatatatatagatgatattgatgattttaatgttgttgtattttcaattaaaaataattagcaaaAGCGTTCTCGTTTTCGCATCCTTGCatagattattaatttgttacgaATGAGAAAACGTTGTgaaggaaaatatattgtaaaaattagagagtaaaatttaataatatgcacAATGTATGACAGAAATACAAAGTTGCAAAGGTTCTTGCTGATTAATGAATATGTCGAGTATTTTAAATCTGaaagtgaaaattttttttcattgtattatatagaatataggTTGCAGCGTAACGGTCTCCCACTTACAGAAActattaatagtaaaatacgTTTATCGACGTCGAAAAACGTCAGCGGTTTATCGGTATtagaaaagagagatttattttaaaaaggtatcatatatatatatatatataatttacctagtgttatatataatgttatgtaAGGAACAATATGCATTGTgtgcattatattttgtagaagtatttgaattttagtactagtataaaattttatacatctatatagcatttctttttttaactatatacgctcgtattttatatgttatttagaGTTACaagaatgtattattaatatttttgcaattctcttattttaaatatttcgattaaGTTTGTTTATTGTTGCAAGATGTTAAAAATGAtacgatattattaaaattaaaaaaaaatcaaaataattaagtttaaagaaaaagaatatccaGGCTTTTCAAAATCTtggaatacattttttatttaacgaaaaattaataatggaaaatttagCTGTAAGAGAAATACGAATCCTACATACGAAGGCTGCAATTTTAAAGaatgttattttcattaattagattaatgtTACATACAGAATTATCTAATTGATTATCTAAATGACATGACGTGGCGATCGTTTAACAAATTAGTCTCTAGGTATTGTAATGAAAGTCTTCACGTGTGGAAAATCCATGGAGCCATTCACATGTAAATTGCCACAAAATTATGGTGATACAATACAATCCGTTGTGATAAACTGTTAAACAGTTTTAAAAAAGAGTAAAACAAAATACACAAATCAATAGACGGCACATAGTCCTCGTGGTTTGCAAGCGATAAATTTACGTAAAGTTGCAAACGCACAATACGCTATTCTGAGATAATAAACACTTATCCAATAGTCTATTGAGcaacacataaaatattgtgttatgtgtaaaataattccaagaatgtaatattaaatgtaattcagTGTACATTACGTAATTATACGTGCCgctgtataaatatttctaaatatacaaatatattatgaaatattttcccgAAATTCACATTTCTCTGCTTCTTTTTGCACGTTCTCCTTTTGacttttaatacaattatttaaattaatgtactattaaaatttattcttatatagtgtaaaatatgatttttaaagtaatatatatattaatgcttaattaataagttttaattaataaattgagacaattttaacatataatgaaaaacttttgaagcttatttaattttttaaaacctatatatttttaatatttgaatttatgtgaatgcacgaaaaatatatgactaatatattaataattaataattatcaattatattgtgACGATACTGttcaaatttaatagaaatctCACTGCGTTTCTTtggagtaaaatttttatgtttctcgTTGCATGTAACCtgtaactattattaaaatgtcctattattattacagagGATACATTACAGTGAgattaacaaaaagaaaattaaatttgtacctacttctgtattagatatatttgtcATCATTGTTTTCACAGTATGAACAATACTCCTCTCAAGAGATAATTGGGGATAGATTTTAGAAgacataattgttatttttttaggcataaaatttataccatTTTTCAggcacaatttatttttcactgaCTTCTCCTTTTGGTTGCTAATACATTCATCATATATTGGTATTGATATTGCCGGAAGTTTGAACGAAAATTCTAAAGGACTTATCaacctaaaaaaattttgtgaaattattacaattattgcaaaatattgattataatgaaatgtaaaaatgttgtAAACGTACCTAAGTAATTCTGTGATATCATCCGCAATTAATTGGAATTGTCGTAAATCCATCAAAGTACTTTCCATCTCttgtttgacatttttttcacgatttaAGCTAAATATTTCTGCTCTAATTGTATCAATTTCGTTTATAAGATCAGTTATCAGTTCTGATGAGCTCTTTTcgatatctaataaaattattttttctttaaagaaaaaaatctaaattcttaaattttaattttgaattcttACTGCATTAATCGTACCATCTTTATCATTGTTCCTTTTTTGCTTTGTATAATGatcagtttttataataaagggATAATATTTGAAGATATCAGAGAAATTATGTTTATGAGAAAATTGCCATACTTGTTCGCAAAATGAATCTTCTACTGACCAtacttgataatttaattctttctaaattaaaaacataacatTTAACAACTCTTTTGTATCCCTTAGATATCATAACTAATAAAATGTGATAGCCatcgcaataaatatatataatatacagtaaataaatatataatcaagttTTTCTgggaattatacatattttctgagaattatatacataccagcttttgtttttcttcttttaatactttttccGTTTCCAACGAACTATTCTGATACATACttattgtatcttttataatttttaattctacgcTTTTATTTCCATATGCGATTAAAAGAGAATTCGAAGTAGCATTTTCTGAAGTATTTTTCGTGAAAGCGAATTCTATATTTTCCGAATTAATCATGTTTGTTATTTTCGctatatcgaaatataataaaattcgaaaaaaaatatatattaatacaaggTATTTgcactaaattttaattagtttcttatattttaattcaaaattcaaattagtatatattacCCGATATCGAAATTTGAAagcatagaatatataaagcgCGTTCGAGGAgacactattagcgctaacagtgtcattctatctttgtcactcattaaaagttcaacaaagatagaacgacgctgttagcgctaatagcgtctcTCCGAACGcgcctatacatatatatatatatatatatatatatatatatatatatatatatatatatatattagattatttaagtAGTGTGATTTTTGTGAAATGTCATTGGCTGAGATTTCCAACCAATGACCATACTTATCGACAAATGAAAAGTTCTCATAATTCTGACACGCGTTAGAAACTGTAGCTTTGCGAACACTTGCGAACAAGAGATTCCTTGCATGTAAACAAAGTTTAGAATTCAGAATACGAGATACAGAACACAGAAACGTGATCGTTTAATCattcattttaaaatctctttgaTTATGCTGACGGAATCATGAGTTCGAATGGTATAAAGTTGTTGAAAAAAGCGTAAGTATTTGCGACTTATAATGCGAAGATAAAATATCACGTATAAGAGTGACAATATGACGCTTACAATTTTTCTGATCTTTCTTCAAATTTGTAGGGACCCGTTTCCGCAAGGAGTTCGTTGTCAAAAGTGCCTGGAAATGGGACACTGGAGTTACGAATGTAAAGGTAAAAGGAAATATCTGCACAGATCCTCTCGTACATCACAATTGAAGAAGGCTCTGCAGCAGCAACAGGATAATAATTCGCATGCTATGTGAGTTcttttgttatatacatatacataatatttttcctgGAAAATCATGTTTCTTGAAATACTTGAAAAAGATAAGGTTTTtctaacttttaaaaatcagAAGTATTTTGACTTCAAGGATATTATTCatccaaattaaattttttttaaataatattcctcttttttttttaaatatacataaatgaatatatatatatatatatatatatatatatatacatatatatatatatatatatatatatatgcataaaagaaagtgtacaataaataaaatatgtccaAAGTTAAAAGtgttaaacatttttgatCCTAATATAAGGGATGAAACATTacttatatttgaataaatttaacactgactttaaatatattgtatttttgtattttagtCAGACGCCAAATAAGGAAACAAAAAAGAATCATGTCAGAAAGAAAATGAGGAAAGAAGAATCCAGCAGTTCGAGTGACTCAAGTTCTTCTAGTAGTGAAGATTCTAGTAGTAGCGAAAGTAGTAGCAGCAGTTCTTCATCAGATAGTGAATCAGACTCTAGTGATAGTGTATCTAGTagcagtagtagtagtagtagtagcagtagtagtagtaataataGCAGT is a window from the Anoplolepis gracilipes chromosome 17, ASM4749672v1, whole genome shotgun sequence genome containing:
- the LOC140675101 gene encoding uncharacterized protein, with amino-acid sequence MSSNGIKLLKKADPFPQGVRCQKCLEMGHWSYECKGKRKYLHRSSRTSQLKKALQQQQDNNSHAIQTPNKETKKNHVRKKMRKEESSSSSDSSSSSSEDSSSSESSSSSSSSDSESDSSDSVSSSSSSSSSSSSSSNNSSTSSSSCGASKK
- the LOC140675422 gene encoding uncharacterized protein, whose amino-acid sequence is MINSENIEFAFTKNTSENATSNSLLIAYGNKSVELKIIKDTISMYQNSSLETEKVLKEEKQKLKELNYQVWSVEDSFCEQVWQFSHKHNFSDIFKYYPFIIKTDHYTKQKRNNDKDDIEKSSSELITDLINEIDTIRAEIFSLNREKNVKQEMESTLMDLRQFQLIADDITELLRLISPLEFSFKLPAISIPIYDECISNQKEKSVKNKLCLKNGINFMPKKITIMSSKIYPQLSLERSIVHTVKTMMTNISNTEVTCNEKHKNFTPKKRSEISIKFEQYRHNIIDNY